The Deinococcus misasensis DSM 22328 genome contains the following window.
TGTGGGAGGTTGTCGAGCAGGTAAGGTGCAGTGTGGTGCTGACTGAGAGGATGGGTGGAAAAGAAGCGTTCGACGCGTCTGAGCTTGGACGTGTTTTGAGCCTCTCCGGGGAGACGGTCAGCAATACTCTGCTGGATGACATGTTTTCCCTCCAGGAGGGATTGGAGCACCTGACCGAGGGTATGGAGGTGATTTTTTCGATAGGGAAAGTGTTCCCTGAGGGCAGCAGTTAGGGTATGCTGGTTTTTGCCAGACGGACAGTGTTTCATAGCAGATTTACTGTACCAGTCTGGCTTTTTTACGCCTCAATCAAACTGTCGGGTACTGAGCCAAAACGCAACAAATTTGACTTACAAAAAATTTTGTCAGGCACTCCTGACCTGTAGAAATACACGGAGGTTCCCGCAACGACAAAGGTCTTGAAAACATCCTGAAATCAATCCCCTCGAACCCCTCTTTGGATTTGTTTGCCCTAAAGCATGGGTAGAACGGTTGGGTTAGATGTGCTCAGGGACCTGCATCGGACCTGCATCTGGACTTTCAGTTGTACCAGTCTTCAAAGCAGGCTGCGAAAAATCCTCACTGATTCTCTCTGTGGGCAGACACAAGGCCCCTCGTTCTGAAGAAACATATCCCCAGCCAGACGCACACAAATCAAAGTCAATCGATAAGATCATCCTTCAAACTCCAGAGAATCACATGGAATGGATCGGATCAGTCCTGCTTTTATCCTCTGGGTCATCCTGTTTCTCCATCAGATCTGGTTTGTTCCAGATGAAACGCTGCTGTCTTTCGCAGGTCCGTGTTTCGTTCCAGACGGGTTTCCAGCAGGTAAACACTTCCCAATTTTTCAAGGGCAACGTCCAGCACACTGGACTTTGGCAAGGCCTGCAGCACCAGTTCATGGGCTTGCTCTGAAGGGTGGTGTTCCAAAAACATCAGGGCATGACCCTGTCCACGGCGAAGGGCCAGCTCAACAAGATCAAACGTCAAACGCATTCCTCAGGGGTACCTTTTGAAGATGACACACGAAAAAAATCGCACATGGCCAAATGGCTGACCTCTTGCACCACATTTCGAATGATGAAGAGGAGGCACCTGAAACCCAGCAATCGATTCACCCTTCTCAAGGGTTGCGCCTCTTCTGAGCATTTGATTGAGCTTTGATGTTGATGAGAAATGGTTTGACGACCGAAGTTTTGGTTTGGGGTTTAGAAGCAGAGGAGACCACCAGGCTCCCTTTGCCGTTGACCCTGACACCATGTCAGTCTGTACAGTGAAATGAACATGAATTCAAACTGGACCCCATACCTCAAGCAGGAAGGCAGCACTGCTACAGGCCACCTGCTGACCTTCAAAAACCACCACAGCCCTGAACTGGACAACCACCGGGACATCACCGTTTGTCTTCCACCCCGTTACGAAACCCATCCAGACCGCCGTTATCCGGTCCTTTACATGCACGACGGTCAGAACCTCTTTGATGACCTTTCCTCCTACTCGGGCGAATGGCAGGTGGATGAAAGTCTGGAAAGGCTCGCACAGGAAGGGCTGGAAATCATTGTGGTGGGCATCCCCAACCTCGCTGGTCAGCGCGACAATGAATACAATTTTCACAAGCACAGTGTCAGGGGAGGAGGCAAAGCCCCCCTTTACATCCAGTACCTCGCAAACACCCTCAAACCCCTGATCGATCAGGACTTTCGCACCCTGTCAGACCGTGATCACACTGGACTGATGGGATCCAGCATGGGAGGTCTGATCAGCCTGTACGGCTTTTTCAGCAGACCCGACGTTTTTGCTCTGGCAGGGGTGCTCAGTCCAGCGTTCTGGCTCACAGAAGGGGAGTACGTCCCATGGCTCTCGAACGTCATCCACCACCCGGGCCGGATCTACATGGACGTGGGAGACCAGGAAACCGCCGAAATTCCATGGATCCAGGAAGCTTACGTGAAAGATGCCCATTACACCGAAAAACGGCTCAGAGAACTCGGGTACCGTGAAGAACTGCAATTTCAGTTGTTTGAAGGGGCCATTCACCACGAGTCAGAGTGGGCAAAGCGGTTTCCTCTGGCGGTCAAACACTTATATAAACAATAAAAATTTCACAAACAAAATACAAAAAAACATACCCTTCAAACCTCAACTCCCCAAATGGGGAGGCCTGCAGCAGAAGTCTCCGAACGCCACACCGCAGCCCCTGTGATCCACACCTCCGCGCCAGAGTGCAGGTGCCAGTTGTGAGGTGCGCCCGGTGGGGAACACCTCTGCAGCTGTGGGGTCTCCTGCATGGACACGCACTGTTCCCGGTGGACGTCACTGTGGGTGTCGATCCTTCCCACCGGGCCGGGCAAGTGAATGCCTACTGGCAGCACAGTAAATTCCCTCACCGTGCTGCCAGTAGGCATTTCTGCCTGAAACCCTCCCTGCAGGGATCAGCCCAACCCGCACCCTACCGTTTTTCAGAGAGCCCTGTTTTCGAAATCCACCTTTTCTCGAGCACAAATAATCCAGGACGCCAGAGGAAGGCTGGAGGCGGTGGGCTTGCCCTTTCGAGGTCCCTCTTCTGGAGTGTGATTCGAACACACGTTCCTGTCAGAATCCTGTCCTGTTCAGGGCCTTCAGAAGCATCCTGAAGCTGTGAGAGAGCGGGAAGATGGAAAAATCAGTTCGGCCACCTTCTGCTCAACGTCCAGCAGCATCTTCTCTCGTTCCTCTGCTGTGCTGCCTGGCAGGTTGCTCATGTAGTGGTGGTCCCTGACTTCAATGCCAGAAAACGCAAAGATGCCTTCATCCAGCGTGCGGTTCATGGCTTCAAACATGCCTTTTTCGTAGGCTTCACGGGTGGCTCCGGTGGTGCTGAAAATCAGCCCCTGTTTGCCCTGCAGCAGACGTTGTTTGATGCCGTCTTCGTACCGGTAAGCAAATCCTGGCGTGAACACCCGGTCAAAGTAGCCTTTCAGGATGGCAGGCATGCCCGTCCACCACACTGGATAAATCAGGATGAGTTGGTCTGCCCACAGCACCCAGTTCTGTTCATCCCTGACATCTGCACTGGTTTCTCCTTCTGCCAGAGCTGCAAAATCGGTGGTGCTGGCAATGGGCTGGAAGTTCAATTGGTAAAGGGAACGCACCGCCACCTCTGCCTGGTGGGCTTTCAAAGTCCGGGTCACCACTTCCAGCACAGCGTGGTTGAAACTGGTTTCAAAGGGGTGGGCATAGAGTACGAGGGTTTTCATGGGTTCATCCTTTCTGATTCCGGGAGGGGATCCCAGTGGAACACTTTGGAGACAATGGTCCAGCGTCCTTCGGTTTTCGCCAGGGCCAGCAGGTCTTTGAAACGCCGTCCGGGAAGGGAGCAGGTCACCACCGCCAGAGCGGTGTCCTCGCTGAGCTGTTCGATGCGTTCAATGCGGTCGGTGCGAATGAATCCTGTGCCTTCCAGCGAGGTGCGCTGAGAAACGCGTTGCAAATACTGTTGCAAGCTGAGCTGCAAGAAGTCTCCCTGAGATGGGGTGATGTAGTGTGCCTGGGGATGGAAGACTTCAGAAAGTTTCTGGGGGTCAGAGGTGTAAAGACCGTCAAAATACACCTGAAGCAGATTTTCGATCATCTGCCGATCTGGGCTTTGCAAAACTTCATCCATGGGCTTTTCGCTGGCGCAGGTCGGTCACCAGTTCGCCCCCGATGCCCCAGTTGTCGGTGTCGATTTCATCGATGGTGACGAAGGTGGTGGCAGGGTCCTTGCCGAGGATGTCCTGCAGGGCCTGGGTGACCGCCGCAATCAGGAGGAGCTTTTGCTCCCGGGTGTTGTTCTCACGGGTGATCTCAATTTTCACGTAAGGCATGGGTTCCTTTCTGCTCTGGCCAGCAACAGGCTGACTGGCACAGATGCAAGACGGGTGCTGCTTTGGGGCAGCATCCTGACAGGATGGAATGGGGGGTGAGTGGGCAGAAAGAATCAGGCACCTGGGTCTGGGCGCACAGATCAGCCTGCTGAAAGAAACCTGCTGAACCGCTGTTTCTTTCCCCAACAGGATAAAACAGGGACTTTCATGAATCAAATAGATGGATTTGATTCATTCATGCACGATTTCGATGTATACTTTCCATGTATGCTCTTGTCACAGGTCCAGGTGTTTTTGATGGTGCTGGAAACGGGAAGTTTCACTGAGGCGGCTTTCCGGTTGAATGTGGCCCAGTCTTCGGTCAGCCACAGCCTCTCCAAACTGGAAAAACAACTCGGGGTGAAGCTGCTTCAGCGGGACCGCTCCGGGGTGCGCCTCACCCCTCAAGGAGAGGCCCTGCTGCCGTATTTTCGCAGCATTGCCCACGGGGTCGCTCAGCTTCAACTTGCAGCGCGCCAGCAGCAAGGTGAGGTATCAGGCAAGGTGAAGATTGGAAGTTTTCCCAGCACGTCCTGCCGGATTCTGCCCAGAGCGATCAGTGCCCTCAAACAACAGCACCCTCAGGTGGAGGTGCTCATTTTTGAAGGCACCTCCAGTGAAGTGGAACGCTGGCTGGACAACCACACGGTGGATCTGGCCTTTGTTGAACTGCCCACCCATTCCCACTTTCAGCTCAAGGCTGTCTTTCAAGACCAACTGAGGTTGATTGTGCCCCACGGTCACCCGCTGGATGTTGAAGGAGAAATCTTGCTGTCCCAGATTTCTCCTTACCCCTATGTGCTCTCCAAGTTTGGCTGTGAGCCCTTGATCCGTCAGGCTTTCATGCAACAAGGGTTGACCCTTGATGTGGTTTACGAAGTCCGAGACCTCACCACTTTGATGGCTCTGGTGGAAGAAAACATTGGGGTGAGTCTGGTGCCTGAACTGCTGATTCCCCACTCCACTGCTGCGCTGGCAAGTGTGCCTGTGCGGCCGGTGATTCAGCGTGAAGTTGCGCTGGCCCACCATCCGGAGGTGGTGCAAACCCCCCAGAGCAGGGCACTGGCAGAGCAGATTTTTCGTGTGAAACCAGGCTGACTTGACGCTCACCCCTTCGATGGCCCCGGAAATTTCCGGGGCCATGCTCAAAAGGAAACCTCACCCACCGTGCAGTTGCTTCATCAGGCCCAGCACATTGAAATGGTGCATCAGGTAAAGCAAACCTCCCAGAGCCACCACACCCAGCACCACCGATGCCACTTTTGCATTTCTGTTCATGTCTTTCTCCTTTTTATTGGTATGAGAGGGTTTCACGGACCGTCAGCTTTGCGGCACCCGTTGCCGGGATCACACTGGCCACAAAGGCTCCAAAGGTCACCAGCAGCAGCCACAAAACAGCAGCCCACAGGGACACCGTGAGGGGCAAAGGGAAACGGAAGGACATCATGCCGACCAGTGCACCCACCCCGTAGGACAACGGCAGGGAGGTGAGCACCGCGAACACGAAACTGAGCCCTGCCAGGAACAGTCCTTCAGACGTCACGTTTCGCACGATGGTTCTGGACGTGCCCCCCACGGCGCGCATGATGCCAAACTCCCGGGTGCGTTCCACCACGTTCGCTCCCATGCTGGCCGCCAGTCCCAGCACACCCACCACGGCCATCACCATGGCCATCAGCATCAGGGCCACAATCAGGATGTACACGTGTCCGCTTACTGCATCATCCAGCATCTCTTCTGACACCCCAGCCTTCAGCGGAATTCCGGCCTGTCTCAGCCTCTTTTCGATTTCGGCAGGCACCTGCGGGGAAGCGCCAGCAAGACGCGCAATCCTGAAGGCATTGGCTTTCCCGGAAGTCCCCAGAATCCCAGAGAAGGTGTCCGGGAGAACGTAAGCCGCAGCAGGGGACACGATTTCCCGCACCACACCCAGCAGTTTCAGGGTGACAGGCTTCCCTTCCACCGTCATGCGTAAGGTTTCACCCACCTGAACCTCTGGAAAGAAGGCTCTGGCGTTGTGGTTGAGCACCACACCGGTGTCACCTGCTTTCAACCAGCGGCCTTCCAGCACCTTGAGTCGCACCAGTTGACTGGCTGCGAGAACCGAGCGCACACTGAGGCTGCCGTGCCCTCCATCAGGGTAGGTGCGCACCACACTGAGTCCGTCTTTGCGGCCAACCGCTGCGGGCAGCACACTCCAGGCTTCGGCGGTTTTCACGCCCGGTGTGCCTTGCAGCACCTGCAAAACCTGCTGCTCTGACGCGAAGTCCTGCAGGCGCAACTCCAGGTCATGCTTGCGGTCCAGAGCGGCGTCAGCGAGGTTTCTTTCCCATGCAGCCTTGACATTCAGGCTGGTCAGGAACATCCCTCCGGCGGCTGCCAGCAAAGTCAGGGTGAGCAGTATGCGGCCCTTTTTGCGAAACGCGTTGCGGATGGACAAGAGCAACGTGCGGTCCAGGTTGGGCAGGTTCTGCAGCAACCACTCCACCCAGAGGGGTCCCCGGGCATCGGGTTTCACCCCATGGTCCGAGAGGGCCCTGAGCACCGTGGTGCGGGTGGCCCCAAGGATGGGAACGAGGGCGAGGAGCACCGGAAGCACGAGGCCCACCCCCCCTTCGAGCAGCACCGCCCACAGGGGCACCGCTTTGGAGTTCAGGTCAAAGTTCAACAGGGACGCCACCACCTCGGCAAAACCCTGACCAGCGAGGGTGCCCAGAGGGAGCCCCACCAGCACTGCCACCAGACCCAGCCCTGCCACGAGGGTGAGGTAAAGCCCGGCAATCTGGCGGGTGTTGGCCCCGATGCTTTTCATGATCCCAATCTGTCGGATCTGCTGGGAGAGCAGCCCTGCAATCAACGTCGCGGTGAGGATGCCTGAAAGCAAGAAGGCCAGTCCGCTGAAGATCAGGAACATCACCAGCACTGCATTCATCTGGCCCTGATGGGGATGTTTGCGGGCAGGTGGGATGCGTACCTCATGCACCGTGCGTCCCTGGCTTTTCAGCCAACGGCCCAGTCCTGCAATGGTGGTTTCTGTTTGGCTGGCGTCCTGAACCTCCACTTTCAGCAGGTGAAGTTCTGCTTTCTCCCCGAGGGTCTGGAGGGTCTGGGGGGTGATGTAGCCGTACACGGTTTGTTCCTGCCACGCTGGTGCGAGACCCGGATCATGCACGGTGCCAGAAACCTGCAGCTTGCGTTTTCCTGCTCGGGGCGTGTCGAGGGTGAAGGTGTCCCCGTTCACGGCATTCAGGAGTTTGAGGGCTTCGCGCTCCAAGAGCATGCTGCCCGTCTTGGGGGGCCACTGGCCGGTTTCTGGACGAAAACGGTTCAGGGTGAGCCCCTCAAAATCGGGCACCACGAAAAGCAGCACCGGAAACCAGCGGCCATCCTTGGCCTGCACTCGGGCCGTGAAGGTGCTGCTGGCCTCCGCATGCTGGATGCCGGGTTGCCGGGCGGCTTTTTGCACCAGCAGGGCGTCCACCCGGTCCAGTT
Protein-coding sequences here:
- a CDS encoding alpha/beta hydrolase, encoding MNSNWTPYLKQEGSTATGHLLTFKNHHSPELDNHRDITVCLPPRYETHPDRRYPVLYMHDGQNLFDDLSSYSGEWQVDESLERLAQEGLEIIVVGIPNLAGQRDNEYNFHKHSVRGGGKAPLYIQYLANTLKPLIDQDFRTLSDRDHTGLMGSSMGGLISLYGFFSRPDVFALAGVLSPAFWLTEGEYVPWLSNVIHHPGRIYMDVGDQETAEIPWIQEAYVKDAHYTEKRLRELGYREELQFQLFEGAIHHESEWAKRFPLAVKHLYKQ
- a CDS encoding NAD(P)H-dependent oxidoreductase codes for the protein MKTLVLYAHPFETSFNHAVLEVVTRTLKAHQAEVAVRSLYQLNFQPIASTTDFAALAEGETSADVRDEQNWVLWADQLILIYPVWWTGMPAILKGYFDRVFTPGFAYRYEDGIKQRLLQGKQGLIFSTTGATREAYEKGMFEAMNRTLDEGIFAFSGIEVRDHHYMSNLPGSTAEEREKMLLDVEQKVAELIFPSSRSLTASGCF
- a CDS encoding nuclear transport factor 2 family protein, whose protein sequence is MDEVLQSPDRQMIENLLQVYFDGLYTSDPQKLSEVFHPQAHYITPSQGDFLQLSLQQYLQRVSQRTSLEGTGFIRTDRIERIEQLSEDTALAVVTCSLPGRRFKDLLALAKTEGRWTIVSKVFHWDPLPESERMNP
- a CDS encoding 4-oxalocrotonate tautomerase family protein, coding for MIHESPCFILLGKETAVQQVSFSRLICAPRPRCLILSAHSPPIPSCQDAAPKQHPSCICASQPVAGQSRKEPMPYVKIEITRENNTREQKLLLIAAVTQALQDILGKDPATTFVTIDEIDTDNWGIGGELVTDLRQRKAHG
- a CDS encoding LysR family transcriptional regulator, with the protein product MLLSQVQVFLMVLETGSFTEAAFRLNVAQSSVSHSLSKLEKQLGVKLLQRDRSGVRLTPQGEALLPYFRSIAHGVAQLQLAARQQQGEVSGKVKIGSFPSTSCRILPRAISALKQQHPQVEVLIFEGTSSEVERWLDNHTVDLAFVELPTHSHFQLKAVFQDQLRLIVPHGHPLDVEGEILLSQISPYPYVLSKFGCEPLIRQAFMQQGLTLDVVYEVRDLTTLMALVEENIGVSLVPELLIPHSTAALASVPVRPVIQREVALAHHPEVVQTPQSRALAEQIFRVKPG
- a CDS encoding ABC transporter permease, whose translation is MNVRWKKILGDVRALQGRMVLMVLALTLGLFGMGTILTAYTVLMREVSVNYLSTRPASAQLELDRVDALLVQKAARQPGIQHAEASSTFTARVQAKDGRWFPVLLFVVPDFEGLTLNRFRPETGQWPPKTGSMLLEREALKLLNAVNGDTFTLDTPRAGKRKLQVSGTVHDPGLAPAWQEQTVYGYITPQTLQTLGEKAELHLLKVEVQDASQTETTIAGLGRWLKSQGRTVHEVRIPPARKHPHQGQMNAVLVMFLIFSGLAFLLSGILTATLIAGLLSQQIRQIGIMKSIGANTRQIAGLYLTLVAGLGLVAVLVGLPLGTLAGQGFAEVVASLLNFDLNSKAVPLWAVLLEGGVGLVLPVLLALVPILGATRTTVLRALSDHGVKPDARGPLWVEWLLQNLPNLDRTLLLSIRNAFRKKGRILLTLTLLAAAGGMFLTSLNVKAAWERNLADAALDRKHDLELRLQDFASEQQVLQVLQGTPGVKTAEAWSVLPAAVGRKDGLSVVRTYPDGGHGSLSVRSVLAASQLVRLKVLEGRWLKAGDTGVVLNHNARAFFPEVQVGETLRMTVEGKPVTLKLLGVVREIVSPAAAYVLPDTFSGILGTSGKANAFRIARLAGASPQVPAEIEKRLRQAGIPLKAGVSEEMLDDAVSGHVYILIVALMLMAMVMAVVGVLGLAASMGANVVERTREFGIMRAVGGTSRTIVRNVTSEGLFLAGLSFVFAVLTSLPLSYGVGALVGMMSFRFPLPLTVSLWAAVLWLLLVTFGAFVASVIPATGAAKLTVRETLSYQ